A single Saccharomycodes ludwigii strain NBRC 1722 chromosome VII map unlocalized scaffold1, whole genome shotgun sequence DNA region contains:
- a CDS encoding uncharacterized protein (similar to Saccharomyces cerevisiae YDR170C | SEC7 | SECretory), protein MKASLIQHVSCPEKKYMIEMSQNNVTQSKKDYETLQDIDATNEGVSETTIAITNASTAPLNDLEETIVDNSVNNTDTIHTTAITSTALVSSNKREKKIPLNLNILG, encoded by the coding sequence atGAAAGCTTCATTAATACAACACGTATCATGTCCAGAGAAAAAGTATATGATAGAAATGTCACAAAATAACGTTACACAGTCTAAGAAAGATTATGAAACACTTCAAGACATTGATGCCACCAACGAAGGTGTATCTGAGACAACAATCGCTATTACAAATGCTAGTACCGCTCCTTTGAATGATTTGGAAGAAACCATTGTTGATAATTCTGTTAACAACACTGATACTATTCACACCACTGCCATCACTAGTACTGCCTTGGTTAGCAGTAAcaagagggaaaaaaaaataccactGAATTTGAATATACTGGGTTAA